One Solidesulfovibrio fructosivorans JJ] DNA segment encodes these proteins:
- the hemL gene encoding glutamate-1-semialdehyde 2,1-aminomutase yields the protein MTDSASLFEKAQKLIPGGVNSPVRACRSVGCDPLFIASASGSKMTTVEGRELIDYVMSWGPMLLGHRHPDVTAAIHAAADKGASYGAPCPDEVGLAQAVVDAVPGIEMVRMVNSGTEATMSAVRLARGVTGRSKIVKFEGCYHGHSDAFLAAAGSGLATFCIPGTPGVPADTVRHTLLAPYNDLEAVKALFAANDDIACVIVEPVAGNMGLVPPAPGFLEGLREVTAPNGALLIFDEVICGFRIAYGGAQSVFGIDPDLTCLGKIIGGGLPVGAYGGKRHIMERIAPCGEVYQAGTLSGNPLAMAAGLATLKTLKNADYDGLAQRTKALAEELAAILRDKGAPVWLNQAGSLFTLFFREGPVTNFEDAKKGDTARYASYYKQMREAGIFLAPSAFECAFTSFAHTEDDFARTLDAARGVKF from the coding sequence ATGACCGATTCCGCATCCCTTTTCGAAAAAGCCCAGAAACTCATTCCCGGCGGCGTCAACAGCCCTGTGCGGGCCTGCCGCAGCGTCGGCTGTGATCCGCTTTTCATCGCCTCGGCCTCGGGGTCGAAGATGACCACCGTCGAAGGCCGGGAACTGATCGACTACGTCATGTCCTGGGGCCCGATGCTTCTCGGCCACCGCCACCCCGACGTGACCGCCGCCATCCACGCCGCCGCCGACAAGGGGGCCAGCTACGGCGCGCCCTGCCCGGACGAGGTCGGGCTGGCCCAGGCCGTGGTCGACGCCGTGCCCGGCATCGAGATGGTGCGCATGGTCAACTCCGGCACCGAGGCCACCATGAGCGCCGTGCGCCTCGCCCGGGGCGTTACCGGCCGGTCCAAGATCGTGAAGTTCGAGGGCTGCTACCACGGCCACTCCGACGCCTTCCTGGCCGCCGCCGGCTCGGGGCTCGCCACCTTCTGCATCCCCGGAACCCCCGGCGTTCCGGCCGACACCGTGCGCCACACCCTGCTTGCGCCCTACAACGACCTGGAAGCCGTCAAGGCCCTTTTTGCGGCCAACGACGACATCGCCTGCGTCATCGTCGAGCCCGTGGCCGGCAACATGGGCCTCGTGCCCCCGGCTCCCGGCTTCCTGGAGGGGCTTCGCGAGGTGACGGCCCCAAACGGCGCGCTGCTCATTTTCGACGAGGTCATATGCGGCTTCCGCATCGCCTACGGCGGCGCGCAAAGCGTCTTCGGCATCGACCCGGACCTCACCTGCCTCGGCAAGATCATCGGCGGCGGGCTGCCCGTCGGGGCCTATGGCGGCAAGCGCCACATCATGGAGCGCATCGCCCCCTGCGGCGAGGTCTATCAGGCCGGCACGCTGTCCGGAAATCCGCTGGCCATGGCCGCCGGCCTGGCCACCCTCAAGACGCTCAAAAACGCCGACTACGACGGGCTTGCGCAACGCACCAAGGCCCTGGCCGAAGAACTGGCCGCCATCCTGCGCGACAAGGGCGCGCCGGTATGGCTCAACCAGGCGGGATCGCTTTTCACGCTCTTTTTCCGCGAAGGCCCGGTCACCAACTTCGAAGACGCCAAAAAGGGCGATACGGCGCGCTATGCCAGCTACTACAAGCAGATGCGCGAAGCCGGCATCTTCCTCGCCCCCTCGGCCTTCGAATGCGCCTTTACGTCCTTCGCCCATACCGAGGACGACTTCGCCCGCACCCTCGACGCCGCGCGTGGCGTGAAGTTTTAA
- a CDS encoding amino acid ABC transporter ATP-binding protein yields MPMIEFHNVNKWYGEFHVLKGITDSVEAGEVLVICGPSGSGKSTLIRCVNRLEEYQKGHILFEGHDIHGDDIDVNRLRCDIGIVFQQFNLYPHLSVLKNITLAPTKVKKMPRKEAEELALALLERVGIHAQAKKFPAELSGGQQQRVAIARALAMKPKAMLFDEPTSALDPEMINEVLNVMKDLARDGMTMLCVTHEMGFAREVADRVVFMDHGEIIEGAPPGEFFSNPRHERTQLFLKEIL; encoded by the coding sequence ATGCCCATGATCGAATTCCACAACGTCAACAAATGGTATGGCGAGTTCCATGTGCTCAAGGGCATCACGGACAGCGTCGAGGCCGGGGAGGTGCTGGTCATCTGCGGCCCTTCCGGGTCGGGAAAATCCACGCTAATCCGTTGCGTCAACCGCCTGGAAGAGTACCAGAAGGGGCATATCCTTTTCGAAGGCCACGACATCCACGGCGACGACATCGACGTCAACCGGCTGCGCTGCGACATCGGCATCGTCTTCCAGCAATTCAACCTCTACCCCCACCTCTCCGTCCTCAAAAACATCACCCTGGCCCCGACCAAGGTGAAAAAGATGCCCCGCAAGGAAGCCGAGGAACTGGCCCTGGCCCTGCTCGAGCGGGTGGGCATCCACGCCCAGGCCAAGAAATTCCCGGCCGAACTCTCCGGCGGCCAGCAACAGCGCGTGGCCATCGCCCGGGCCCTGGCCATGAAGCCCAAGGCCATGCTCTTCGACGAGCCCACTTCGGCCCTGGACCCGGAGATGATCAACGAAGTCTTAAACGTCATGAAGGATCTGGCCCGCGACGGCATGACCATGTTGTGCGTCACCCACGAGATGGGCTTTGCCCGGGAGGTGGCCGACCGGGTGGTGTTCATGGACCATGGCGAAATCATCGAGGGCGCGCCTCCCGGGGAATTCTTCTCCAATCCCCGGCACGAACGCACGCAGCTTTTCCTCAAAGAGATTTTGTAG
- a CDS encoding 3D domain-containing protein: MRVAFIAIAAIFLTVTAHAATHKNMLPKSSRPGKKILATITVYTPSPRENNGPGTKSGTAIGTRIRPGIVAVSRDLLHAGWDYGDKVRIKGLGTFIIEDTMHQRFRRTIDVAVPNLAAAKKIGKLRNIEVTLLESEAHDADS, encoded by the coding sequence ATGAGAGTTGCTTTTATTGCCATTGCGGCTATTTTTCTGACTGTGACAGCCCATGCCGCCACGCATAAAAATATGCTCCCCAAAAGCTCCCGGCCCGGGAAAAAAATTCTGGCCACCATCACCGTCTACACGCCCTCCCCTCGTGAAAACAACGGCCCCGGCACCAAGTCCGGCACGGCCATCGGCACCCGCATCCGGCCGGGCATCGTGGCCGTCTCCCGCGACCTGTTGCATGCGGGCTGGGACTATGGTGATAAGGTGCGCATCAAGGGGCTCGGCACGTTTATTATCGAGGACACCATGCACCAGCGCTTCCGGCGCACCATCGACGTGGCCGTGCCCAACCTGGCCGCGGCCAAGAAGATCGGGAAACTCCGGAATATCGAGGTGACGCTGCTGGAAAGCGAAGCGCACGACGCGGATAGTTAA
- a CDS encoding VOC family protein, with the protein MPVTRAAPKLMVEDVARSVAFYRDVLGFEFVCGVTEDTRQVVDRPPASGRLALAEVKSGQARLIFQSRASLTTELPRLGEAKIGGSVVIVLTCDDLDAFYDRVSERTPFIKAPHVTFYGARECSLQDVNGYVLTFSGDADQDH; encoded by the coding sequence ATGCCTGTCACCCGCGCCGCGCCAAAGCTCATGGTCGAGGATGTTGCCCGTTCCGTGGCCTTTTACCGGGACGTCCTGGGCTTCGAATTCGTTTGCGGCGTCACCGAGGACACCCGGCAGGTCGTCGACCGACCCCCCGCCTCCGGCCGGCTCGCCCTGGCCGAGGTCAAAAGCGGTCAAGCCCGCCTGATCTTCCAGTCCCGGGCCTCCCTGACCACCGAACTGCCCCGTTTGGGCGAGGCCAAAATCGGCGGCTCGGTGGTGATCGTGCTCACCTGCGACGACCTCGACGCCTTCTACGATCGCGTCAGCGAACGCACGCCCTTCATAAAGGCCCCCCACGTCACGTTTTACGGCGCGCGCGAATGCAGCCTCCAAGACGTCAACGGCTACGTCCTCACCTTTTCCGGCGACGCCGACCAGGACCATTAA
- a CDS encoding HlyD family type I secretion periplasmic adaptor subunit, translating to MILPWKRKQAAPPAIPGTPMPPAARFAAFQPDALEIMVAPTPVRYRLTLYLLLAFILCALLFACLAKVNRIVAAPGKLVSSRRNVTVAALETAVIRQIYVSAGQSVAKGDPLVALDPTLAQAGLVEREKDWQSLAAKVWRLTCETGGSCKPPAGLTEADLALERGLLLARRQEHAAKAESLARQVRELSAKLATNAAEAAKNKKQIALARDLEKMYADIYKQGASSKVEYMKAQSSRIDAEGQLTKLTSEAAELRESLARAEAQARDFESNWQAEAAKDLAEASRSLAAADQEKRKAEHLRDQVILRAPEDGLVLDVAAKAAGAVAGQGETLLTIVPRGDDLVAEAEVAAQDIGRVRIGDQVRLKFEAFPFQRHGTATGVVRTISPDAFEKQTQEGQRLVYRVRAAITQAALTNVPPDFHLFPGMAVTAEIKVGRRRVITYLLYPLIRSFDESLREP from the coding sequence GTGATCCTGCCGTGGAAGCGTAAACAGGCCGCGCCTCCGGCCATTCCCGGCACTCCCATGCCGCCGGCCGCCCGTTTCGCCGCTTTTCAGCCCGACGCCCTGGAAATCATGGTTGCGCCCACTCCGGTGCGCTACCGCCTGACCCTCTATCTGCTGCTCGCCTTCATCCTCTGTGCCTTGCTGTTCGCCTGCCTGGCCAAAGTGAACCGCATCGTGGCCGCGCCGGGAAAGCTCGTTTCCTCCAGGCGCAACGTCACCGTGGCCGCCCTGGAAACCGCCGTCATCCGCCAGATCTACGTCTCGGCCGGACAGTCCGTGGCCAAGGGCGACCCGCTGGTGGCCCTGGACCCCACCCTGGCCCAGGCCGGGCTGGTGGAGCGCGAAAAGGATTGGCAAAGCCTCGCCGCCAAGGTCTGGCGGCTGACCTGCGAAACCGGCGGGAGCTGCAAACCGCCGGCCGGCCTGACCGAAGCCGATCTGGCCCTGGAACGCGGCCTGCTTTTGGCCAGACGCCAGGAACACGCCGCCAAGGCCGAATCCCTGGCCCGACAGGTCCGGGAACTTTCGGCCAAGCTGGCCACCAACGCCGCCGAAGCCGCCAAGAACAAAAAGCAAATCGCCCTGGCCCGCGACCTGGAGAAGATGTACGCCGACATCTACAAGCAGGGCGCAAGCTCCAAGGTCGAATACATGAAGGCCCAAAGCAGCCGCATCGACGCCGAGGGCCAGTTGACCAAACTGACCAGCGAAGCCGCCGAGCTGCGCGAATCCCTGGCCCGGGCAGAAGCCCAGGCCCGCGATTTCGAAAGCAACTGGCAGGCCGAGGCGGCCAAGGATCTGGCCGAGGCCAGCCGCTCCCTGGCCGCCGCCGACCAGGAAAAACGCAAGGCCGAGCACTTGCGCGACCAAGTCATCCTGCGCGCCCCGGAAGACGGCCTCGTCCTGGACGTCGCCGCCAAAGCGGCCGGGGCCGTGGCCGGCCAGGGCGAAACGCTCCTCACCATCGTCCCGCGCGGCGACGACCTCGTGGCCGAAGCCGAAGTGGCCGCCCAGGATATCGGCCGCGTGCGCATCGGCGACCAGGTGCGGCTCAAATTCGAGGCCTTCCCCTTCCAGCGCCACGGCACCGCCACGGGCGTGGTGCGCACCATAAGCCCCGACGCCTTCGAAAAGCAGACCCAGGAAGGTCAACGCCTCGTCTACCGCGTGCGCGCCGCCATCACCCAAGCGGCGCTCACCAACGTGCCCCCGGATTTCCACCTCTTCCCCGGCATGGCCGTCACCGCCGAGATCAAGGTCGGCCGACGCCGCGTCATCACCTACCTGCTTTATCCGCTGATCCGCTCGTTCGACGAGAGCCTGCGCGAACCCTAA
- a CDS encoding SpoIIE family protein phosphatase, translating into MRLRWKFFLILLAFSLIPLVVVTGITRRHVVQLGRAIAGEGRTLIAAIVKNELRQTAEDYALVLRRSKSAMDFSLSVLAAAAERTLAEPPGRAAATEVYRATDVAADKNAPPDLGQGESYAKRLAGGGQERLAISSESPVVYRPPGTKGKNGEDARLASLGPTFALLRAELGDLLLFASVTLADGSHVSFPGHAGYPADYDPRERPWFKAAKAAFTPHAPTGGAVIWNDPAVDAATGQVTLTLSKALAGPDGRFAGVASLDVPLAQVLQEQEIASQWSEAMRTFVVAPATDPRSGASALYVWAQRSYEQHAPDWKSVINFERLTSNDTAGFEAFLATMARTKSGAADLPYKGEEAFWAFARLTTGTYFLCIVPKSMLSTLAERAGQDILDATAAIVRLSGAAMVVVLAAVTLAAIAMTRLFLRPLLAMLDGWKRLAAGDFSARLDLRVGDERQELIDAFNEAGPMMADHLRLQRSLDLAQEVQQNLLPAAPPAVPGLDIAGTAIACDETGGDYFDYRAVARGKEICLDTAVGDVTGHGVPSALLMATARALLLATEDSETPAERVRRANRLLCRDVGDSGRFMTLLAMEIRPEAGEARYVRAGHDPALLYDPETDAFEEWPGKGVPLGIDPAYPYAECAMPFARPGLVLAIGTDGIWESRGPSGEMYGKARFHASIRRAAAGSAADILAAVLADLTAFRGDCRQEDDVTLVVVKKI; encoded by the coding sequence ATGCGGCTTCGTTGGAAATTTTTCCTCATCCTGCTGGCCTTCAGCCTCATTCCCCTGGTGGTGGTCACGGGGATCACGCGCCGCCATGTGGTGCAGCTCGGCCGGGCCATTGCCGGAGAGGGCCGCACGCTCATCGCCGCCATCGTCAAAAACGAGCTGCGCCAGACGGCCGAGGATTACGCCCTGGTGCTGCGACGTTCCAAAAGCGCCATGGATTTCAGCCTGAGCGTGCTGGCGGCGGCGGCCGAACGGACGCTTGCCGAGCCGCCCGGACGCGCCGCCGCCACCGAGGTCTACCGGGCCACGGACGTGGCCGCGGACAAAAATGCCCCCCCGGACCTCGGCCAGGGCGAAAGCTACGCCAAACGGCTGGCCGGCGGCGGCCAGGAACGCCTGGCCATCAGCAGCGAAAGCCCGGTCGTCTACCGTCCGCCCGGGACCAAGGGGAAAAACGGCGAGGACGCCCGGCTGGCCAGCCTCGGCCCCACCTTCGCCCTGCTGCGCGCCGAACTCGGCGACCTGCTCCTTTTCGCCTCGGTCACCCTGGCCGACGGCAGCCACGTGTCCTTTCCCGGCCATGCCGGCTATCCGGCCGACTATGATCCGCGCGAACGCCCCTGGTTCAAGGCGGCCAAGGCGGCGTTCACCCCCCATGCCCCGACGGGCGGGGCCGTGATCTGGAACGATCCGGCCGTGGACGCCGCCACCGGCCAGGTGACGCTGACCCTGTCCAAGGCCCTGGCCGGCCCGGACGGCCGCTTCGCCGGGGTGGCCAGCCTGGACGTGCCGCTGGCCCAGGTGCTCCAGGAACAGGAAATCGCCTCCCAGTGGTCCGAGGCCATGCGCACCTTCGTGGTGGCTCCGGCCACGGACCCGCGCTCCGGGGCCTCGGCGCTCTACGTCTGGGCCCAGCGCTCCTACGAACAGCACGCCCCGGACTGGAAGTCCGTGATCAATTTCGAGCGGCTGACCTCCAACGACACGGCCGGATTCGAGGCGTTTCTAGCCACCATGGCACGGACGAAATCCGGTGCGGCCGACCTGCCCTACAAGGGCGAGGAGGCCTTCTGGGCCTTCGCCCGGCTGACCACCGGGACCTATTTCCTGTGCATCGTGCCCAAGTCCATGCTGTCCACCCTGGCCGAGCGGGCCGGACAGGACATCCTCGACGCCACGGCCGCCATCGTGCGCCTGTCCGGCGCGGCCATGGTCGTCGTGCTGGCGGCCGTGACCCTGGCCGCCATCGCCATGACCCGTTTGTTCCTGCGGCCTTTGCTCGCCATGCTCGACGGTTGGAAACGGCTGGCGGCCGGCGATTTTTCGGCCCGCCTCGACCTGCGGGTCGGGGACGAGCGCCAGGAGCTCATCGACGCCTTCAACGAGGCCGGGCCGATGATGGCCGACCATCTGCGGCTGCAACGCTCCCTGGATCTGGCCCAGGAGGTGCAGCAAAACCTGCTGCCGGCCGCGCCGCCGGCGGTGCCGGGCCTGGACATCGCCGGCACGGCCATCGCCTGCGACGAAACCGGAGGCGATTACTTCGATTACCGGGCCGTGGCCCGGGGAAAGGAAATCTGCCTGGACACGGCCGTCGGCGACGTGACCGGCCATGGCGTGCCCTCGGCGCTGCTCATGGCCACGGCCCGGGCACTGCTCCTGGCCACCGAAGACAGCGAGACCCCGGCCGAACGCGTGCGCCGGGCCAACCGGCTGCTGTGCCGCGATGTGGGCGACTCGGGACGGTTCATGACGCTCCTGGCCATGGAGATCCGGCCCGAAGCCGGCGAGGCGCGATACGTGCGGGCCGGCCACGACCCGGCCTTGCTCTACGATCCGGAAACGGACGCCTTCGAGGAATGGCCGGGCAAGGGAGTGCCGCTGGGCATTGACCCGGCCTACCCTTACGCGGAATGCGCGATGCCCTTTGCCCGGCCGGGCCTCGTGCTGGCCATCGGCACGGACGGCATATGGGAATCGCGCGGCCCGTCCGGGGAAATGTACGGCAAGGCGCGCTTCCATGCTTCGATCCGGCGCGCCGCCGCGGGCAGCGCCGCCGATATCCTGGCCGCCGTGCTGGCCGACCTGACCGCCTTCCGGGGCGATTGCCGCCAGGAAGACGACGTGACCCTGGTCGTGGTTAAGAAGATTTAA